Proteins from one Camelina sativa cultivar DH55 chromosome 8, Cs, whole genome shotgun sequence genomic window:
- the LOC104706415 gene encoding protein LURP-one-related 16-like isoform X1 produces MGGRSSHTVDPVVSRRYSSESEAVLVVRRRPSMVNGGGFVVSNNNQQVVFRVGGCGVLGTKGKLLLTNGDGENLLLIRKMGGIVQALNMVHKKWEGFGYDKEGTERLVFTLKDPKDSCLVHNNNSSSIIILVHGKPKKLSTHKSYVGIKGSFTERDCNIMNSDGRAIAKVRRDKEMEEEMVGEQDDGSVSCNSQTKR; encoded by the exons ATGGGTGGGAGAAGCAGCCATACAGTGGATCCAGTGGTGAGTCGGAGATACTCATCGGAATCAGAGGCGGTGCTGGTGGTGCGGCGCCGACCGTCCATGGTGAACGGAGGAGGATTTGTAGTGAGCAATAACAATCAACAGGTAGTATTTAGAGTTGGTGGGTGTGGAGTTCTTGGAACCAAAGGCAAGCTTCTCTTGACAAATGGTGACGGTGAAAATTTGCTTCTCATCCGCAAAATG GGAGGAATAGTGCAGGCACTGAACATGGTACACAAGAAGTGGGAAGGTTTTGGATATGATAAAGAAGGCACAGAGAGGCTGGTTTTCACATTGAAGGATCCAAAAGATTCATGTCTGGTTCATAACAACAACAGTTCTTCAATCATAATCTTGGTTCACGGTAAACCGAAGAAATTATCAACTCACAAGAGCTACGTGGGGATCAAAGGCTCTTTCACAGAGAGAGATTGTAACATCATGAATTCAGATGGCAGAGCCATAGCTAAG GTAAGAAGAGATAAAGAGATGGAGGAGGAAATGGTGGGGGAACAAGACGACGGATCTGTATCATGTAATAGTCAAACCAAACGTTGA
- the LOC104706412 gene encoding guanine nucleotide-binding protein subunit gamma 3-like, which produces MFLSQDSQTNHFSLEMSAPSGGGGGGGAGHGGAGGEVGSSPFAPSSLPPPRPKSPPEYPDLYGKRREAARVQMLEREIGFLEGEIKFVEGVQPASRCCKEVSDFVVANSDPMIPAQRKSRRSCRFWKWLCGPCLRLVSFCCCCQSKCSCHLKKPKCCSCTSCSCIGSKCCDGSCCSSICCCPRPSCPSCPSCSCFRGCCCSCPDLSCCIPKCFRSCSCARPSCLSKKNSSCCSCNCNCKIRWSSCFRCPKVRLCSCCFCNCKNLCSNPCCLAF; this is translated from the exons ATGTTTCTATCTCAAGACTCTCAAACAAACCACTTCTCTCTCGAAATGTCTGCTCCTTctggcggtggtggaggaggaggagctggccatggtggtgctggtggtgaAGTGGGTTCGTCTCCTTTTGCTCCTTCGTCACTACCGCCGCCTCGTCCTAAGTCTCCGCCGGAGTATCCAGATTTGTACGGGAAACGCAGAGAGGCGGCGAGAGTTCAGATGCTCGAGAGAGAGATTGGTTTTCTCGAG GGGGAAATTAAATTCGTAGAAGGAGTACAACCAGCTTCTAGATGCTGCAAAGA GGTCTCTGATTTTGTAGTTGCAAATTCTGACCCAATGATCCCTGC ACAACGAAAAAGTCGAAGATCCTGCCGCTTCTGGAAGTGGCTCTG TGGCCCGTGTTTGAGACTGGTGAGTTTCTGCTGTTGCTGCCAATCCAAGTGTTCGTGCCATCTGAAGAAGCCCAAGTGCTGTAGCTGTACATCTTGCAGCTGCATTGGGTCCAAATGCTGCGACGGATCATGCTGCTCAAGCATTTGTTGTTGCCCAAGACCGAGCTGCCCAAGTTGTCCGAGCTGTTCATGCTTCCGAGGTTGCTGTTGTTCTTGCCCGGACTTGTCTTGCTGCATTCCCAAATGTTTCCGCAGTTGCAGTTGCGCTCGACCGTCGTGTCTGAGTAAAAAGAACAGTTCATGCTGCAGCTGCAACTGCAACTGCAAGATCAGATGGTCATCTTGTTTTAGATGTCCCAAGGTACgactttgttcttgttgtttttgcaATTGTAAAAATCTATGTTCTAATCCCTGTTGTTTAGCTTtctaa
- the LOC104706414 gene encoding copper transporter 5, whose protein sequence is MMHMTFYWGIKATILFNFWKTDSWLSYILTLIACFVFSAFYQYLENRRVQFKSLSSSSSRRPQPARSSSGVSAPLIPKSGTRSAAKAASILLFGVNAAIGYLLMLAAMSFNGGVFIAIVVGLTVGYAVFRSDDGGSDAATDDPCPCA, encoded by the coding sequence ATGATGCACATGACCTTCTACTGGGGAATCAAAGCCACGATTCTCTTCAATTTCTGGAAAACGGACTCGTGGCTCAGTTACATCCTCACTTTGATCGCTTGCTTCGTCTTCTCCGCCTTTTACCAATACCTCGAGAATCGCCGCGTCCAATTCAAATCcctttcctcctcctcatccCGTCGTCCTCAGCCGGCTCGCTCTTCCTCCGGCGTATCCGCTCCTCTCATCCCCAAATCCGGTACCAGATCCGCCGCTAAAGCCGCTTCGATTCTTCTTTTCGGCGTCAACGCTGCGATCGGTTACTTGCTTATGCTTGCTGCTATGTCTTTCAACGGAGGCGTTTTCATCGCGATTGTCGTCGGATTAACCGTCGGATACGCCGTTTTCAGATCTGATGACGGCGGTTCTGACGCCGCCACCGATGATCCATGTCCCTGTGCTTGA
- the LOC104706416 gene encoding endoplasmic reticulum metallopeptidase 1-like: MRKRNPKASDLSEPSSSSSRQEPDVVYDNDALDKEVQADVQRSGKVWFSVLILVTYFSWAVYSYQYGNLPKPLTAKQAGKRGFSEIEAMKHVKALTQFGPHPVSSDALVHALEYVLGEVEKVKETAHWEVDVNVDFFESKSGVNRLVGGHFKGKSLVYSDISHIVLRILPKYESDAGDNAILVSSHIDTVFTTGGAGDCSSCVAVMLELARSVSQSAHGFKNSIIFLFNTGEEEGLNGAHSFITQHPWSSTIRLAIDLEAMGAGGKSSVFQAGPSPWAIENFALAAKYPSGQIIGQDLFTSGVIKSATDFQVYKEVAGLSGLDFAFADNTAVYHTKNDKIELIKPGSLQHLGENMLAFLLRVASSSDLSEDKTLQEEEKANPDSAVYFDVLGKYMIVYRQSFATMLYVSVIMQSILIWVLSVFMGGYPAVVSLILSCLSIILSWIFSVAFSVAVAFILPWISSSPVPYASNPWMVVGLFVSPAVLGSISGQHVAFIFLRKKSSNRNSNKLQVSPRLRDNLARLEAERWLFKAGFIQWLVLLAIGTYYKLGSTYLALVWLVPPAFAYGLLEATLSPIRLPKPLKLATLFISLAVPILVSAGSFIQLTGTMIGMLIRFESTPGGTPEWLGNALIAVVIATFISLTMVYLLAYIHLSGAKTLLVTALCIITALSLSLVASGVFPAFTEDTARAVNVVHVVDTSGQDQVAFVSLFSNTPGNLNMEAEQIKEGFKCGRENKIDFVSFEAKYSCVTKKDAEVGWDKHNIPVLRVINDKERDEGRVTAVSMDTGGSSRWTLRIDIEEIEDFTMQVGEDEELMIARGEKSSNEQGWHQIQFAGGKKAPTSFVLKLYKKKEEVSDDKKKKQRPLLKLRTDFNRLTPQVQRVLERLPPFCSLFGKSTSPFTLAFLASLPYTK, encoded by the exons ATGAGGAAGCGTAATCCAAAGGCGTCAGATTTGTCAgagccatcttcttcttctagtcgACAAGAACCAGATGTTGTTTATGATAACGATGCTCTCGATAAGGAAGTGCAGGCTGATGTTCAAAGATCCGGGAAAGTTTG GTTTTCAGTGTTGATTTTGGTCACATACTTCTCTTGGGCTGTTTACAGTTATCAGTATGGGAATCTACCTAAACCTTTAACAGCAAAACAAGCTGGCAAAAGGGGTTTCTCTGAAATTGAAGCAATGAAACATGTTAAGGCTTTGACTCAGTTTGGTCCTCATCCTGTTTCTTCTGATGCTCTTGTCCATGCCCTTgag TATGTATTGGGAGAAGTTGAGAAAGTTAAAGAAACTGCTCATTGGGAGGTTGATGTGAATGTTGATTTCTTTGAATCTAAATCTGGTGTAAATCGTCTGGTTGGTGGTCATTTTAAGGGCAAGTCACTTGTGTATTCAGATATAAGTCACATTGTACTAAGAATCTTGCCGAAATATGAATCAGACGCAGGGGACAATGCGATACTGGTCTCTTCTCACATTGATACTGTCTTTACCAC TGGTGGGGCTGGAGATTGTAGTTCATGTGTAGCTGTAATGCTGGAACTAGCTCGATCTGTTTCTCAATCGGCTCATGGATTCAAGAATTCTATTATCTTCTTGTTCAATACTGGAGAGGAAGAAGGTCTTAATGGTGCTCATAGCTTTATTACTCAG CATCCATGGAGTTCCACAATACGTTTAGCTATTGATCTAGAAGCCATGGGTGCGGGTGGAAAGTCCAGTGTTTTTCAG GCTGGCCCGAGTCCGTGGGCTATTGAAAACTTTGCTTTAGCTGCGAAATATCCATCTGGTCAGATAATTGGACAG GATCTGTTCACTTCTGGAGTCATAAAATCTGCGACTGATTTCCAAGTATACAAGGAGGTTGCTGGTCTCTCAGGATTGGACTTTGCTTTTGCAGATAATACTGCTGTATACCACACTAAg AATGATAAGATAGAACTAATAAAACCAGGATCGCTCCAGCATCTTGGGGAAAATATGCTTGCTTTCCTCCTTCGTGTTGCTTCATCTTCTGATCTATCAGAGGATAAAACTCTTCAGGAGGAGGAGAAAGCCAACCCGGACTCAGCGGTCTATTTTGACGTTTTG GGGAAGTATATGATTGTATACCGGCAAAGTTTTGCGACAATGCTATATGTTTCAGTGATCATGCAATCGATTCTTATATGGGTTCTGTCTGTCTTCATGGGTGGTTACCCGGCTGTTGTGTCGCTGATTTTGTCGTGTTTGAGTATTATCCTCTCATGGATATTCTCAGTAGCTTTCTCGGTAGCTGTTGCATTCATATTGCCCTGGATTTCTTCATCACCTGTGCCGTATGCTTCAAACCCATGGATGGTAGTTGGATTGTTTGTGTCGCCTGCGGTTTTGGGGTCAATAAGTGGTCAGCATGTGGCCTTTATTTTCCTTCGGAAGAAATCATCAAACCGAAATTCGAACAAATTGCAAGTCTCGCCAAGACTACGAGATAATTTGGCCAGGCTGGAGGCTGAGAGATGGCTGTTTAAAGCTGGTTTTATTCAGTGGCTTGTTCTTCTGGCCATCGGAACCTATTATAAACTTGGATCAACTTACCTCGCTCTGGTTTGGCTAGTGCCTCCTGCATTTGCAT ATGGATTGCTCGAGGCGACTTTATCTCCAATCCGATTGCCAAAGCCCCTTAAACTTGCAACTCTCTTTATCAGCCTGGCGGTACCAATTTTGGTTTCAGCTGGCAGTTTTATCCAGTTGACCGGCACAATGATCGGTATGCTCATTCGATTTGAAAG TACCCCAGGCGGAACTCCAGAATGGCTAGGCAATGCATTGATCGCTGTTGTAATTGCTACTTTCATAAGTCTGACTATGGTGTACCTGCTGGCCTATATTCATCTCTCTG GTGCAAAAACGTTGCTTGTCACCGCATTATGCATTATCACTGCCCTCTCTTTGTCCCTTGTAGCTTCTGGTGTTTTTCCTGCATTTACTGAGGATACTGCCAGAGCAgtaaat GTTGTACATGTTGTGGATACAAGCGGGCAAGATCAAGTGGCTTTCGTATCGCTATTCTCAAATACTCCTGGAAACCTAAACATGGAAGCAGAGCAGATCAAAGAAGGGTTCAAATGTGGCAGAGAGAAtaagattgattttgttagttttgaaGCTAAGTACAGTTGTGTGACCAAGAAGGACGCCGAGGTTGGATGGGACAAGCACAATATTCCAGTCCTTCGTGTCATAAACGACAAGGAGAGAGACGAGGGAAGAGTTACAGCGGTTTCAATGGACACAGGAGGCTCATCGCGCTGGACACTTCGCATTGACATTGAAGAAATAGAAGACTTTACAATGCAAGTAGGTGAGGATGAAGAGTTGATGATAGCACGAGGCGAGAAAAGCAGCAATGAACAAGGATGGCATCAAATTCAATTCGCAGGTGGGAAAAAGGCGCCAACAAGCTTTGTTCTcaaactttacaaaaagaaggaagaagtatctgatgacaagaagaagaagcaaagaccTCTCTTGAAGCTCAGAACTGACTTCAACCGTCTCACACCACAAGTCCAGAGGGTTCTAGAAAGACTTCCTCCATTTTGCTCACTGTTTGGAAAATCCACTTCTCCTTTTACTCTCGCCTTTCTTGCTTCTCTTCCTTACACCAAATAA
- the LOC104706415 gene encoding protein LURP-one-related 16-like isoform X2 yields the protein MGGRSSHTVDPVVSRRYSSESEAVLVVRRRPSMVNGGGFVVSNNNQQVVFRVGGCGVLGTKGKLLLTNGDGENLLLIRKMALNMVHKKWEGFGYDKEGTERLVFTLKDPKDSCLVHNNNSSSIIILVHGKPKKLSTHKSYVGIKGSFTERDCNIMNSDGRAIAKVRRDKEMEEEMVGEQDDGSVSCNSQTKR from the exons ATGGGTGGGAGAAGCAGCCATACAGTGGATCCAGTGGTGAGTCGGAGATACTCATCGGAATCAGAGGCGGTGCTGGTGGTGCGGCGCCGACCGTCCATGGTGAACGGAGGAGGATTTGTAGTGAGCAATAACAATCAACAGGTAGTATTTAGAGTTGGTGGGTGTGGAGTTCTTGGAACCAAAGGCAAGCTTCTCTTGACAAATGGTGACGGTGAAAATTTGCTTCTCATCCGCAAAATG GCACTGAACATGGTACACAAGAAGTGGGAAGGTTTTGGATATGATAAAGAAGGCACAGAGAGGCTGGTTTTCACATTGAAGGATCCAAAAGATTCATGTCTGGTTCATAACAACAACAGTTCTTCAATCATAATCTTGGTTCACGGTAAACCGAAGAAATTATCAACTCACAAGAGCTACGTGGGGATCAAAGGCTCTTTCACAGAGAGAGATTGTAACATCATGAATTCAGATGGCAGAGCCATAGCTAAG GTAAGAAGAGATAAAGAGATGGAGGAGGAAATGGTGGGGGAACAAGACGACGGATCTGTATCATGTAATAGTCAAACCAAACGTTGA